Proteins encoded by one window of Martelella endophytica:
- a CDS encoding phage protease: protein METTRASLSIALNAAGVPEWLQLLPAAEFTGVDGRGPYAAPDLASLVAAFHTAGRKLPIDENHATDLAGKAGHPAPARGWIVELQAREDGLYGRVEWTASGRALMEDKAYGFISPVFLHSRTKPYRIGSVERVALTNDPNLPFLKSLNSKEDNPMLEELREALGLSETASEADVLAAVKAAHTKAGTHTALVAKLGTIAGTEGDEETVVTALQGRLQANTGGQAEEIKSLHATVADLNSKLTTLQADQAKEKAEAVIDAAISGGKVIPALRDHYIARHQKDAEGVEAELKLLPSIHSGGLGRRKPPETGNPDITAEDEQVMALMGLGAEDFTKQRERETK from the coding sequence ATGGAAACGACACGCGCCTCACTCTCGATTGCTCTCAACGCCGCCGGCGTTCCGGAATGGCTGCAGCTTCTGCCGGCCGCCGAGTTCACCGGCGTCGACGGACGCGGTCCTTATGCCGCGCCGGATCTGGCAAGCCTGGTTGCCGCCTTCCACACGGCCGGCCGCAAGCTCCCGATCGACGAAAACCACGCGACCGATCTGGCCGGCAAGGCCGGACATCCCGCACCGGCGCGCGGCTGGATCGTCGAACTGCAGGCGCGCGAGGATGGGCTTTATGGCCGCGTCGAATGGACGGCCTCGGGCCGGGCACTGATGGAAGACAAGGCCTATGGCTTCATCTCCCCGGTGTTCCTCCATTCGCGCACCAAGCCCTACCGGATCGGCTCGGTCGAGCGCGTGGCGCTGACCAACGATCCCAATCTCCCCTTCCTGAAATCCCTCAATTCGAAAGAGGACAATCCTATGCTCGAAGAGTTGCGGGAGGCGCTCGGCCTCTCAGAAACGGCAAGCGAGGCCGATGTGCTCGCCGCCGTCAAAGCCGCCCATACGAAAGCCGGCACCCATACCGCGCTTGTCGCGAAGCTTGGCACGATCGCCGGAACCGAGGGCGACGAGGAGACCGTGGTCACCGCGCTGCAGGGCCGGCTTCAGGCCAACACCGGCGGCCAGGCTGAGGAAATCAAAAGCCTCCACGCAACGGTGGCCGATCTCAATTCCAAGCTCACCACGCTTCAGGCGGACCAGGCGAAGGAAAAGGCCGAGGCCGTGATCGATGCCGCGATTTCGGGCGGCAAGGTCATTCCGGCGCTGCGCGACCACTACATCGCCCGCCATCAGAAGGACGCGGAAGGCGTCGAGGCGGAGCTGAAGCTTCTGCCCTCGATCCATTCCGGCGGTCTTGGCCGGCGCAAGCCGCCGGAGACCGGCAACCCCGACATCACCGCCGAGGACGAACAGGTCATGGCGCTGATGGGGCTCGGCGCCGAGGACTTCACCAAACAGCGCGAACGGGAGACGAAGTAA
- a CDS encoding DUF3164 family protein, producing the protein MTDASDRLVPLDLVKPQHKLEDEVVRKVIAFAFDLSAQIGRFLEHTMMDLDGFDELLAQEYEVTKGGKKGNRTYQSYDGLLKIQVQVAERIDFGPELQIAKGLIDECLNEWSAESRPEIQAIVTRAFNTDKEGQINRAEIFGLLRHNIEDARWQRAMSAIRDAMRVTGSKQYVRFYHRRSVEDRWQAITIDLARAGE; encoded by the coding sequence ATGACCGATGCCAGCGACCGGCTGGTGCCGCTCGATCTGGTGAAGCCGCAGCACAAACTGGAGGACGAGGTGGTGCGCAAAGTCATCGCTTTCGCCTTCGATCTTTCCGCCCAGATCGGCCGGTTCCTCGAACACACGATGATGGACCTCGACGGCTTCGACGAACTGCTGGCGCAGGAATACGAGGTCACCAAGGGTGGCAAGAAAGGCAACCGGACCTATCAGTCCTATGACGGGCTCCTGAAGATCCAGGTGCAGGTCGCCGAGCGGATCGACTTCGGCCCGGAGCTGCAGATCGCCAAGGGGCTGATCGACGAATGCCTGAACGAATGGTCGGCGGAAAGCCGCCCGGAAATCCAGGCGATCGTCACCCGCGCCTTCAACACCGACAAGGAGGGGCAGATCAACCGGGCCGAAATCTTCGGCCTACTCCGCCACAACATCGAGGACGCCCGCTGGCAGCGCGCCATGAGCGCGATCCGCGACGCGATGCGGGTGACGGGTTCGAAGCAGTATGTCCGGTTCTATCACCGGCGCTCGGTCGAGGACCGGTGGCAGGCGATCACGATCGATCTGGCGAGGGCGGGTGAATGA
- a CDS encoding DUF2730 family protein encodes MVIEVGAFLPLLTALSLLISIGSFIHSVLTARAKGNSAKLETLEKNVDGIDRRMLKVEAEIKQLPGKDELNRLELSLTKLDGAVSATGQIVSRVSMTVDRIDNYLRKRGEGA; translated from the coding sequence ATGGTGATTGAAGTTGGCGCGTTCCTGCCGCTCCTGACGGCCCTTTCCCTGCTGATCTCGATCGGCTCCTTCATCCACTCGGTTTTGACCGCGCGGGCGAAGGGTAACAGCGCCAAACTTGAGACGCTGGAGAAGAATGTCGACGGGATCGACCGGCGGATGCTGAAGGTCGAGGCGGAGATCAAGCAACTTCCGGGCAAGGACGAGCTGAACCGGCTCGAACTGTCGCTCACCAAACTGGATGGCGCGGTCTCGGCCACCGGCCAGATCGTCAGCCGCGTGTCGATGACGGTCGACCGGATCGACAACTATCTGCGTAAACGAGGGGAAGGCGCATGA
- a CDS encoding DUF2635 domain-containing protein, translating to MGHRKFVKPGEGRTLTIRDAANAEKTVPGVALPGGAIVPAAGVEVDDTLFVRRRLRDGDLVEASAPATKKTTTEKSED from the coding sequence ATGGGCCATCGGAAATTTGTAAAGCCGGGCGAAGGCCGGACGCTGACGATCCGGGACGCGGCGAATGCCGAGAAGACGGTTCCGGGCGTTGCCCTGCCGGGCGGCGCGATCGTGCCGGCAGCGGGCGTCGAAGTCGACGACACGCTGTTTGTCCGAAGGCGCCTGCGCGACGGCGACCTGGTCGAGGCCAGCGCGCCCGCAACGAAGAAAACCACCACGGAAAAGAGCGAGGACTGA
- a CDS encoding HI1506-related protein, whose amino-acid sequence MADQITIICRNPGMRRAGIKHPASATYAADKFTKTELAAFRADPAFEVVDGEAPAATTVSALRTAEAEAKTKAEALATANTEIERLKGAHETAEAKLEERDTEITALKAELATAATKIAALEEAAKAAAKTPAKK is encoded by the coding sequence ATGGCTGACCAGATCACCATCATCTGCCGCAATCCCGGCATGCGCCGCGCCGGCATCAAGCATCCGGCGTCCGCGACCTATGCCGCCGACAAGTTCACCAAGACGGAACTCGCCGCCTTCCGCGCCGATCCCGCTTTCGAGGTGGTCGATGGCGAGGCGCCGGCCGCGACCACCGTCAGCGCGTTACGCACGGCGGAAGCCGAGGCGAAGACGAAGGCCGAGGCGCTTGCCACGGCCAACACCGAAATCGAACGGCTCAAGGGCGCGCACGAAACCGCCGAGGCCAAACTCGAGGAGCGCGACACGGAGATTACCGCACTGAAGGCCGAGCTTGCGACCGCCGCCACCAAGATTGCCGCGCTGGAAGAGGCAGCCAAGGCGGCCGCCAAGACACCGGCCAAGAAATAG
- a CDS encoding phage virion morphogenesis protein: MAGVSIVTEIRDKALMKGLGGLMLMTRNTQPMMNVIGVGLVASTVQRFITQTDPEGQAWTPVNKDYGADKRNTRILTESGRLRDSITHFAGNDYAQVGTNVIYARPHQEGAEIVPVHADHLYFRIGGRLIVADRVILPARPFLGISEDDETMIRHTIEGFILRFSRSR; this comes from the coding sequence ATGGCCGGCGTGTCGATCGTCACCGAGATCCGCGACAAAGCGCTGATGAAGGGCCTCGGCGGGCTGATGCTGATGACCCGCAACACCCAGCCGATGATGAACGTGATCGGCGTCGGCCTGGTCGCCTCGACCGTCCAGCGCTTCATCACCCAGACCGATCCGGAAGGGCAAGCCTGGACACCGGTCAACAAGGACTATGGCGCCGACAAGCGCAACACGCGTATCCTCACCGAGAGCGGCCGGCTGCGCGACAGCATCACCCATTTCGCCGGCAACGACTACGCCCAGGTCGGCACCAATGTCATCTATGCGCGACCGCACCAGGAAGGCGCCGAGATCGTGCCGGTTCATGCCGACCATCTCTATTTCCGGATCGGCGGCCGGTTGATCGTTGCCGACCGGGTTATCTTGCCGGCGCGGCCTTTCCTTGGTATCTCCGAGGACGACGAGACGATGATCCGCCACACGATCGAAGGCTTCATCCTCCGCTTTTCCCGCTCCCGCTGA
- a CDS encoding regulatory protein GemA has translation MTAHRTIHAFANRIGLDDEARRAVYERVTGKPTLTVMTETEREAVAAEFRRLGGARRPDGRKKLTGPFSAKLQALWIGAWNLGIVGNRDDKALLAFVKRQTGIDHTRFLYYADDAAKAIEALKAWMAREAGVDWRVHRTMPLWRQAEGYKIAVAQWAALQQDPNDFWTVVPMLSDTDPGVRDLTRAEWIRVMNTLGERVRAMKAEAR, from the coding sequence ATGACTGCACATCGTACCATCCACGCCTTTGCGAATAGGATAGGCCTAGACGATGAGGCCCGCCGTGCGGTTTATGAGCGCGTCACCGGAAAGCCGACGCTCACGGTGATGACTGAAACGGAGAGGGAGGCCGTTGCCGCCGAGTTTCGGCGGCTTGGTGGCGCCCGACGCCCGGACGGCCGCAAAAAGCTCACCGGCCCGTTCTCAGCAAAACTCCAGGCACTATGGATCGGCGCCTGGAACCTCGGGATTGTCGGTAACCGCGACGACAAGGCGTTGCTCGCCTTCGTCAAGCGGCAGACCGGTATCGATCACACGCGGTTCCTCTACTACGCCGACGACGCCGCCAAGGCGATCGAAGCGCTGAAGGCCTGGATGGCGCGCGAGGCCGGCGTGGATTGGCGTGTCCATCGCACCATGCCGCTCTGGCGCCAGGCCGAGGGCTACAAGATCGCCGTCGCGCAATGGGCGGCGCTTCAGCAGGACCCGAACGATTTCTGGACCGTTGTGCCGATGCTCTCGGACACCGATCCGGGCGTCCGCGATTTGACCCGCGCGGAGTGGATCAGGGTTATGAACACCCTTGGCGAAAGGGTGCGCGCCATGAAGGCGGAAGCGCGATGA
- a CDS encoding terminase large subunit domain-containing protein, with amino-acid sequence MDRSRFKLGKFARQTGKTFTTTLEVVDDCFEHAIEQKRARWVILSRGERQAREAMNEGIKLHAQAYKLGFEMNEYDWLGAEGSYRALEVELPHGSKITALPANPDTARGFSANVFLDEFAFHKDSNAIWKALFPVISAGWKLRVTSTPNGKSGKFYELDTADDNAWSRHVVDIYQAVADGLPRDIEELRAGIADDDAWEQEYELKYLDEASAWLSYDLISSVEDDAAGIPDGYQGGPCYVGRDIGRRNDLHVIWVWEEIGDVLWCREIIEQKRATFAEMDMAFDDVMTRYRVARACIDQTGMGEKVTEDAQRRYGSRVEGVLFTTSNKLIMATAGKERFEDRKVRIPEGNVPLRSDLHKLRKVASATGAPRFVAERDDDHADRTWAAFLGINAAGGARMAYGYQSAASHAERTAFPAATDDDDDGAAGFGLRGRL; translated from the coding sequence ATGGACAGGTCGCGCTTCAAGCTCGGCAAGTTCGCTCGGCAGACGGGCAAGACCTTCACCACGACGCTCGAAGTGGTCGACGACTGCTTCGAGCATGCGATCGAGCAGAAGCGCGCGCGCTGGGTGATCCTGTCGCGCGGCGAGCGCCAGGCGCGCGAGGCGATGAATGAAGGCATCAAGCTCCACGCCCAGGCCTACAAGCTCGGCTTTGAGATGAACGAATATGACTGGCTAGGCGCCGAGGGCTCCTATCGCGCGCTCGAGGTCGAGCTGCCGCACGGCTCGAAGATCACCGCGCTACCCGCCAATCCGGATACCGCGCGCGGCTTTTCGGCCAATGTGTTTCTCGACGAGTTCGCCTTCCATAAGGACAGCAACGCCATCTGGAAGGCGCTCTTCCCCGTCATATCCGCCGGCTGGAAGCTGCGCGTCACCTCGACGCCGAACGGCAAGAGCGGCAAGTTCTATGAACTGGACACGGCGGACGACAACGCCTGGTCGCGGCATGTCGTCGATATCTATCAGGCGGTCGCCGATGGTCTGCCGCGTGACATCGAGGAGCTGCGCGCCGGCATCGCCGATGACGACGCCTGGGAGCAGGAATACGAGCTCAAATATCTGGACGAGGCCAGCGCCTGGCTTTCCTACGACCTGATTTCCTCGGTCGAGGATGACGCCGCCGGCATTCCCGATGGCTATCAGGGCGGGCCCTGCTATGTCGGCCGCGATATCGGCCGACGCAATGACCTGCATGTCATCTGGGTCTGGGAAGAAATCGGCGACGTGCTCTGGTGCCGCGAGATCATCGAGCAGAAGCGGGCGACCTTCGCCGAGATGGACATGGCCTTCGACGATGTGATGACGCGCTACCGAGTGGCGCGCGCGTGCATCGACCAGACCGGCATGGGCGAGAAGGTGACCGAGGACGCGCAACGCCGCTACGGAAGCCGCGTCGAGGGCGTGCTGTTTACCACCTCCAACAAGCTGATCATGGCGACGGCCGGCAAGGAGCGGTTCGAGGATCGCAAGGTTCGCATTCCGGAAGGCAATGTGCCGCTGCGTTCCGATCTCCACAAACTGCGGAAGGTCGCCTCGGCCACCGGCGCGCCGCGCTTCGTCGCCGAACGCGACGATGATCACGCCGACCGCACCTGGGCGGCGTTTCTCGGCATCAACGCCGCCGGCGGCGCACGCATGGCCTATGGCTATCAATCGGCGGCATCGCATGCCGAGCGCACCGCCTTTCCTGCCGCGACCGATGATGACGACGATGGCGCTGCCGGTTTCGGCCTGCGCGGGAGACTTTGA
- a CDS encoding DUF935 domain-containing protein, with amino-acid sequence MALRDFLNRLIPASRLTGDVAAPKVGTVRDPFATDQADGMTPVRMARILRSAANGDPLSYFELAENMEERDPHYLAVLATRKRSVGQLPITVKAASDAADHKKHAQYLQSWVDDGVLRACLFDMLDAIGKGLSVMEIDWKTTTNAWTPRELIWRSPTHFDFDREDGETVMLREAASLVDLDPVNFVVHRSKAKSGLTVRSGIARVAAWGWMFKSFTIKDWAIFCQNFGQPIRLGRYDNNATEEEKSVLWKAVSQIAGDCAAIIPTTMEIEFQEVGSKSASTDMFERRADWYDRQISKLVLGQTTTTDAISGGHAVSKEHREVQEDIERSDALDLTTTINLQLVRNIIAFRFGPQEHYPTLSIGRPDEVPLGEFATAFDVFARHGLQVPASYLYNRLGAPPPKGDELTVGGRPATTALEPPTGESSGGKPQPERLTARQSLDRLFERSAHVRADARDEAELIADRLEEDAADILDGQIDAIRAALDQATSLQDAARRLAALDLEEEALAKAMASAMMVAHLSGQAALLDALDDDRK; translated from the coding sequence ATGGCCTTGAGAGATTTTCTGAACCGCCTCATTCCGGCAAGCCGGCTGACCGGCGACGTTGCCGCGCCGAAGGTCGGGACCGTCCGCGATCCCTTCGCCACCGATCAGGCCGACGGCATGACGCCGGTCAGGATGGCGCGCATTCTGCGCTCGGCCGCCAATGGCGATCCCCTCTCCTATTTCGAGCTTGCCGAAAACATGGAGGAGCGCGACCCGCATTATCTGGCGGTGCTCGCCACCCGCAAGCGCTCGGTCGGCCAGCTTCCGATCACCGTGAAGGCAGCCTCCGACGCAGCCGACCACAAGAAGCACGCGCAATATCTGCAGAGCTGGGTCGATGACGGCGTTCTGCGCGCCTGCCTCTTCGACATGCTTGATGCCATCGGCAAGGGCCTTTCGGTCATGGAGATCGACTGGAAGACGACGACGAATGCCTGGACGCCGCGCGAGCTGATCTGGCGATCGCCAACGCATTTCGATTTCGATCGCGAGGATGGCGAGACGGTGATGCTGCGCGAGGCGGCAAGCCTGGTCGACCTCGATCCCGTCAACTTCGTGGTCCACCGCTCCAAGGCGAAGTCCGGCCTCACGGTCCGCTCCGGCATCGCCCGCGTCGCGGCCTGGGGCTGGATGTTCAAAAGCTTCACCATCAAGGATTGGGCGATCTTCTGCCAGAATTTCGGGCAGCCGATCCGGCTTGGCCGATACGACAACAACGCCACCGAGGAAGAGAAGAGCGTTCTCTGGAAGGCGGTCAGCCAGATCGCCGGCGATTGCGCCGCGATCATTCCCACCACGATGGAGATCGAGTTTCAGGAGGTCGGCTCGAAATCGGCCTCGACCGATATGTTCGAGCGGCGGGCCGACTGGTACGACCGCCAGATTTCCAAGCTCGTTCTGGGCCAGACGACGACGACCGACGCGATCTCGGGCGGTCACGCAGTCTCGAAGGAACACCGCGAGGTTCAGGAAGATATCGAACGCTCCGACGCACTCGACCTGACGACGACGATCAATCTTCAGCTCGTGCGCAACATCATCGCCTTCCGGTTCGGCCCGCAGGAGCACTATCCGACGCTGTCGATCGGCCGACCGGACGAGGTGCCGCTCGGTGAGTTCGCGACGGCCTTCGACGTGTTCGCCCGTCACGGTCTGCAGGTCCCGGCCTCCTACCTTTACAACCGTCTTGGCGCTCCGCCTCCGAAGGGCGATGAGCTGACGGTCGGCGGGCGACCCGCCACTACAGCTCTTGAGCCGCCGACGGGCGAAAGCTCCGGCGGAAAGCCGCAGCCTGAGCGTCTCACCGCGCGCCAGTCGCTCGACCGGCTGTTCGAACGCTCGGCGCATGTCAGGGCGGATGCCCGCGACGAGGCAGAGCTCATCGCCGATCGGCTTGAGGAAGATGCCGCGGATATTCTCGACGGCCAGATCGATGCGATCCGTGCGGCGCTCGACCAGGCGACCAGCCTTCAGGATGCGGCGCGCCGGCTGGCGGCACTCGACCTTGAAGAGGAAGCGCTGGCGAAGGCGATGGCCTCCGCGATGATGGTCGCGCATCTTTCCGGCCAGGCGGCGCTTCTGGACGCGCTCGACGATGATCGAAAATAA
- a CDS encoding phage minor head protein, with the protein MISRLFPENAPRGFERASKSILSSIRPALMTETTDPLQLPFQEAIDFLRQKVGVPTRSWRDVFDAAHSKMFMVAGAQTEALVADFQGAIERALKDGTTLEDFRKDFDATVKTHGWSYHGDRGWRTRVIFETNLRTAYAAGRFAQLNSPEIREAFPGWRYNHSGNKHPRRDHLAWDGKVWAADDPVWQSIYPPNGFGCGCFVTPVPAALVEAKGFDSTPDLDQLGTDQPRGVDPSFDYNPGAAWLSRTAPGPKAVTASQTQVAKFVRAVQRGKWPDGTWQPVATAGKADAEKLGVKAGTEVRLSSDTIRSHAKHDRITPDAYAVLPNWLRKNGRLAQGGNGRWAYVGEHDGANYHAGLKVVKKDGREEIYLTSLRRTTARKMKKLT; encoded by the coding sequence ATGATCAGTCGTCTTTTCCCGGAAAACGCGCCCAGGGGCTTTGAAAGGGCTTCGAAATCGATCCTGTCCAGCATTCGACCGGCGCTGATGACGGAAACAACCGATCCTCTGCAATTGCCCTTCCAGGAAGCGATCGATTTCCTCCGCCAGAAGGTCGGCGTTCCGACCCGGAGCTGGCGCGATGTCTTCGATGCGGCGCACTCCAAGATGTTCATGGTCGCCGGCGCGCAGACGGAAGCCCTGGTCGCGGACTTTCAGGGCGCGATCGAGCGGGCGCTGAAGGACGGGACCACGCTGGAGGACTTCCGTAAGGACTTCGACGCGACCGTTAAAACACATGGCTGGTCCTATCACGGCGATCGCGGCTGGCGCACGCGGGTGATCTTCGAGACCAATCTGAGGACGGCCTATGCCGCCGGCCGCTTTGCTCAGCTCAACAGTCCCGAGATCCGCGAGGCCTTTCCCGGCTGGCGCTACAATCACTCCGGCAACAAGCATCCGCGCCGCGATCACCTCGCCTGGGACGGCAAGGTCTGGGCGGCCGACGATCCGGTATGGCAATCGATCTATCCGCCGAACGGTTTCGGTTGCGGCTGCTTCGTCACGCCGGTGCCCGCGGCGCTCGTCGAGGCAAAGGGCTTTGACAGCACACCGGATCTCGACCAGCTCGGAACCGATCAGCCGCGCGGCGTTGATCCGTCCTTTGACTATAATCCTGGCGCTGCCTGGCTATCGCGCACCGCGCCGGGACCGAAGGCGGTAACGGCGAGCCAGACGCAGGTCGCGAAATTCGTGCGGGCGGTCCAACGCGGCAAGTGGCCGGATGGAACCTGGCAGCCGGTCGCGACGGCTGGCAAGGCGGATGCGGAAAAGCTCGGCGTTAAGGCCGGGACGGAAGTCAGGCTTTCGTCCGATACCATCCGCAGCCATGCCAAGCACGACCGGATCACGCCGGACGCCTATGCGGTGCTGCCGAACTGGTTGAGGAAGAACGGCAGGCTCGCCCAGGGTGGAAACGGCCGCTGGGCCTATGTCGGCGAACATGACGGCGCCAATTATCACGCAGGCCTCAAGGTGGTGAAGAAAGACGGTCGCGAGGAAATATATCTGACGTCGCTCAGACGGACGACGGCGCGGAAGATGAAGAAGCTGACGTGA
- a CDS encoding Mu-like prophage major head subunit gpT family protein — protein sequence MDINASSLRGIYTGLSTAFNARFTSTPTSYGLIAMEVNSTTAQNEYPRLDELPGIREWIGERQVVRLGAQTYTIKNRKFEETVGILRDQIEDDQIGVFVPVAGQIGQHAAEFPDQLCWPLFAAGETALCYDGQYFFDTDHPGFNEQGNEISVANYTAGAGPAWYLVDDTQVVKPLVYQKRRPFNFVSFQDEKDANVFLNDEFLWGTSGRCNAGYGMWQTAHKSKAVLTAESFSAARVAMQTIRKKNGSVINLRPSKLIVPPALEGTARAILEAERNDAGATNIWRNTAKVEVVPYLA from the coding sequence ATGGATATCAATGCTTCCAGCCTGCGCGGCATCTATACCGGCCTTTCGACGGCCTTCAATGCCCGCTTCACCTCGACGCCGACGAGCTACGGCCTGATCGCGATGGAGGTCAATTCGACGACGGCGCAGAACGAATATCCGCGCCTCGACGAGTTGCCGGGCATCCGCGAATGGATCGGCGAGCGGCAGGTCGTGCGCCTCGGCGCCCAGACCTACACCATCAAGAACCGCAAGTTCGAAGAGACGGTCGGGATCCTGCGCGACCAGATCGAGGACGATCAGATCGGCGTTTTCGTGCCGGTCGCCGGACAGATCGGCCAGCACGCGGCCGAGTTTCCCGACCAGCTCTGCTGGCCCCTCTTTGCCGCCGGCGAAACCGCGCTTTGCTATGACGGCCAGTATTTCTTCGACACCGATCATCCCGGCTTCAACGAGCAGGGCAACGAGATCTCGGTTGCCAACTATACCGCCGGCGCCGGGCCGGCCTGGTACCTGGTCGACGACACCCAGGTGGTCAAGCCGCTCGTCTACCAGAAGCGCCGGCCGTTCAACTTCGTCTCGTTCCAGGACGAGAAGGACGCCAACGTCTTCCTCAATGACGAGTTCCTGTGGGGCACGTCCGGCCGTTGCAATGCCGGCTACGGCATGTGGCAGACCGCGCACAAGTCGAAGGCGGTGCTGACGGCTGAAAGCTTCTCGGCCGCGCGCGTCGCCATGCAGACGATCCGCAAGAAGAACGGCAGCGTCATCAACCTCCGCCCCTCCAAGCTGATCGTGCCGCCGGCGCTTGAAGGCACCGCGCGCGCCATCCTCGAAGCGGAGCGCAACGACGCCGGTGCCACCAATATCTGGCGCAATACGGCGAAGGTCGAGGTGGTCCCCTACCTCGCCTGA
- a CDS encoding peptidoglycan recognition protein family protein — protein MRPINEIIIHCTATPEGRPVSVAEINEWHLARGWSGIGYHRVVHLDGQREDGRPIEKIGAHVAGHNTGTVGVVYVGGMTRDMTASADTRTPAQKTALVTEIVALRDRFGIGKISGHHDYDKGKDCPCFDARAEYAHLFPGMDQVASIEDAILRRGDHGPAVAAWVDALAAYRRKIGHRWPVQPTDAFDHTVELVTIWFQQMRGIVDDGVVGPQTRDEMERALKGLPSYRVLAA, from the coding sequence ATGCGCCCTATCAACGAAATCATCATCCATTGCACCGCGACGCCCGAAGGCCGTCCGGTCAGCGTCGCAGAGATCAACGAATGGCATCTGGCGCGCGGCTGGTCGGGCATCGGTTATCATCGCGTGGTTCACCTCGACGGACAGCGCGAGGACGGACGTCCGATCGAAAAGATCGGCGCGCATGTCGCGGGCCACAACACCGGCACGGTCGGCGTCGTCTATGTGGGCGGCATGACGCGGGACATGACCGCCTCGGCCGATACGCGCACGCCCGCGCAGAAGACAGCGCTCGTGACCGAAATCGTCGCACTTCGCGACCGTTTCGGCATCGGCAAGATCAGCGGCCATCACGATTACGACAAGGGCAAGGATTGCCCCTGCTTCGACGCCCGCGCCGAATATGCCCACCTCTTCCCCGGCATGGATCAGGTCGCGTCGATCGAGGACGCAATCCTGCGGCGCGGCGATCACGGCCCGGCCGTCGCCGCCTGGGTCGACGCGCTTGCCGCCTATCGCCGGAAGATCGGCCATCGCTGGCCGGTGCAGCCCACCGACGCCTTCGACCATACCGTCGAACTGGTGACGATCTGGTTCCAGCAGATGCGCGGCATCGTCGATGACGGCGTCGTCGGGCCGCAGACGCGTGACGAGATGGAGCGGGCGCTGAAGGGCCTGCCGTCCTATCGCGTCCTGGCCGCGTGA
- a CDS encoding DUF3486 family protein, whose protein sequence is MGRGRGRLSKIDLLPAECDDVVAWAAQELANRDRTQTDIYPEFCEKLLAIQGEYGVAFDIPSFTAFNRYSVKLAQMTRRLEQTREIARTISERMDAEASDELTLIAAEAIKTLVFELLTAGGESGIDPKGAMQLAAALRSATQAQGVSTSRRHKVEAEFKAKVGQAMDAIEDQEDKLTPDGKEALRRIREDIYGIFK, encoded by the coding sequence ATGGGTCGTGGACGAGGCAGGCTTTCCAAGATCGACCTTCTGCCGGCCGAATGCGACGACGTCGTTGCCTGGGCGGCGCAGGAGCTGGCGAACCGCGACCGGACACAAACCGATATCTATCCGGAGTTTTGCGAAAAGCTGCTCGCCATTCAGGGCGAGTATGGCGTCGCCTTCGATATTCCCTCCTTCACTGCGTTTAACCGCTACTCGGTCAAGCTCGCCCAGATGACCCGCCGGCTCGAGCAGACCCGCGAGATCGCCCGCACGATATCCGAGCGCATGGATGCCGAGGCCTCCGACGAGCTGACGCTCATTGCGGCCGAGGCGATCAAGACGCTGGTCTTCGAATTGTTGACGGCTGGCGGCGAGAGCGGGATCGATCCGAAGGGCGCGATGCAGCTCGCCGCCGCCCTCCGCTCAGCGACGCAAGCGCAGGGCGTTTCGACCTCGCGCCGACATAAGGTCGAGGCTGAGTTCAAAGCCAAGGTCGGCCAGGCGATGGACGCTATCGAGGACCAGGAGGACAAGCTCACGCCCGACGGCAAGGAGGCGCTCCGCCGGATCCGTGAAGACATTTACGGGATCTTCAAATGA
- a CDS encoding gp436 family protein, protein MYATVNDMIARFGETHILRLSNPEDRTAEAVDVARVERALSDATAEIEGYLRGYYAVPVTAPPVDLVRAASILARYELAQGEHVSPSEEMSKGRDDVLKWLRDIAARRVHLDAPLAEGATGAKVGSGPRYSDRPRDFTYDTLRGA, encoded by the coding sequence ATGTACGCCACAGTCAACGACATGATTGCCCGCTTCGGCGAGACGCACATTCTGAGGCTCTCCAATCCGGAGGACCGCACGGCCGAGGCCGTCGATGTGGCGCGTGTCGAGCGCGCGCTGTCGGACGCCACGGCCGAGATCGAGGGCTATCTGCGCGGCTACTACGCCGTGCCGGTCACCGCTCCGCCGGTCGACCTCGTCCGCGCCGCCTCCATTCTGGCCCGTTATGAGCTGGCCCAGGGCGAGCATGTCTCACCGTCCGAGGAGATGTCGAAGGGCCGCGACGACGTGCTGAAGTGGCTGCGCGATATCGCCGCCCGCCGGGTGCATCTCGATGCGCCGCTTGCCGAGGGCGCCACCGGCGCGAAGGTCGGCTCCGGCCCGCGCTATTCCGATCGCCCGCGCGACTTCACCTATGACACGTTGAGGGGCGCGTGA